A genomic window from Sphingomonas taxi includes:
- a CDS encoding SOS response-associated peptidase family protein: protein MCNLYNLKVDPRGYFDALAAVDDAANVLGIEKDYAAPGKPGYVVRYEDGRRVLSTMRWGFPTRKPRKRLAREGELPFLYDWWTNARNLHSNLWKPWLLRTEHRCLVPFTRFAEPKAVSDRQGPGDTNWWFTVEDQPVPCFAGLWKVDADHDRVYAFCTTEPNPLVAPKHPKAMPVILLAEDQERWLTAPVEEAVTLLTAYPSQLMQVA, encoded by the coding sequence ATGTGCAATCTCTATAACTTGAAGGTCGATCCGCGCGGCTATTTCGATGCGCTCGCCGCGGTCGACGACGCGGCCAACGTGCTGGGGATAGAGAAGGATTATGCCGCCCCCGGCAAGCCCGGCTACGTCGTGCGCTACGAAGATGGCCGGCGCGTGCTGAGCACGATGCGCTGGGGCTTCCCGACCCGAAAACCGCGCAAGCGCCTGGCGCGCGAGGGAGAACTGCCGTTCCTCTACGACTGGTGGACCAACGCCCGCAATCTGCACAGTAACCTTTGGAAGCCCTGGCTGCTACGCACCGAGCATCGCTGCCTCGTACCCTTCACCCGCTTCGCCGAACCCAAGGCTGTGTCCGACCGGCAGGGGCCGGGCGACACCAACTGGTGGTTCACCGTCGAGGACCAGCCGGTGCCGTGCTTCGCCGGCCTGTGGAAGGTCGATGCCGACCACGACCGCGTCTATGCCTTCTGCACCACCGAGCCCAATCCGCTTGTCGCGCCGAAACACCCCAAGGCGATGCCGGTGATCCTGCTCGCCGAGGACCAGGAACGCTGGCTGACCGCGCCGGTCGAAGAGGCCGTGACGCTGCTCACCGCCTATCCTTCGCAATTGATGCAAGTCGCCTGA
- a CDS encoding MBL fold metallo-hydrolase codes for MARNRYYDGPPSDHFDGIRFFNPGQGSTDRGLSDMLRWKLGGRAAKWPASVPIVPAKPEARVAGLRITMVGHASLLIQAAGRNILADPVWSERASPFRRVGPKRVTAPGIAFDDLPPIDVVLLSHGHYDHLDIATLQRLHVVHDPLMVMPLGNDAIVRTAVPAARCITGDWWDRLALGEGIATTITPAYHWSNRWPSDTRMMLWGGHYLETPAGAIWFVGDTGYGDGRIFGEVQIRLGAPDVALIPIGAYAPRWFMAAQHVNPAEAVRIFSDVGADRALGIHWGTFHLTDEAREAPVEELAAALNDAGVAPERFVAAEAGGVFHFR; via the coding sequence ATGGCCCGCAATCGCTATTACGACGGCCCGCCGAGCGATCATTTCGATGGCATCCGCTTCTTCAATCCCGGTCAGGGAAGCACCGATCGCGGCCTCTCCGATATGCTGCGCTGGAAGCTCGGCGGCCGTGCGGCAAAATGGCCAGCCTCGGTGCCGATTGTCCCGGCCAAACCCGAGGCACGCGTCGCCGGGCTCCGGATCACGATGGTCGGCCATGCCTCGCTGTTGATCCAGGCGGCAGGCCGCAACATCCTCGCCGATCCGGTCTGGTCGGAGCGGGCGAGTCCGTTCCGCCGGGTCGGACCGAAGCGGGTGACGGCGCCGGGCATTGCGTTCGATGACCTGCCACCGATCGACGTCGTGCTGCTCAGCCACGGTCATTACGATCATCTCGATATCGCGACCTTGCAGCGGCTGCACGTGGTCCACGACCCGCTGATGGTGATGCCGCTCGGCAACGATGCGATCGTGCGGACGGCTGTGCCGGCAGCCCGTTGCATCACCGGCGACTGGTGGGACCGGCTGGCGCTCGGCGAAGGCATCGCGACGACAATTACTCCCGCCTATCACTGGTCGAACCGCTGGCCGAGCGACACGCGGATGATGCTGTGGGGCGGCCATTACCTCGAGACACCCGCCGGCGCGATCTGGTTCGTCGGCGACACGGGCTATGGCGATGGTCGCATCTTCGGCGAGGTTCAAATACGCCTCGGGGCACCCGATGTCGCGCTGATCCCGATCGGTGCCTATGCGCCGCGCTGGTTCATGGCGGCCCAGCACGTCAATCCGGCCGAGGCGGTGCGGATCTTCTCGGATGTCGGCGCAGATCGCGCGCTCGGTATCCATTGGGGGACGTTCCACCTTACCGACGAGGCGCGTGAGGCGCCAGTGGAGGAATTGGCCGCGGCGTTAAACGACGCAGGCGTCGCGCCCGAACGGTTTGTCGCGGCCGAAGCAGGCGGGGTCTTCCACTTTCGCTGA
- a CDS encoding antitoxin — protein sequence MAEPARHRDIRVAQLFRNNRSQAVRIPAEFEFSGSRVLIHKEGDRLIIEPEPQPNLLDKLRSLSSLDPADGLPDDLDNALLPLKDTDL from the coding sequence ATGGCTGAGCCCGCCCGGCATCGCGACATTCGCGTAGCGCAGCTATTTCGCAACAACCGGAGCCAAGCTGTCCGCATTCCGGCGGAGTTCGAGTTTTCCGGCAGTCGCGTCCTGATCCACAAGGAAGGTGATCGCCTCATCATTGAGCCGGAACCTCAACCCAATCTGCTCGACAAGCTTCGATCGTTATCCTCCCTCGATCCTGCCGATGGCCTTCCTGACGATCTCGACAACGCGCTGCTGCCGCTTAAGGATACCGATCTGTGA
- a CDS encoding helix-turn-helix domain-containing protein, with the protein MTKDPADILTQSELSICRLKILGYTAKEIARFASVAPRTVEAHIQNSRTKLRARNSVHLATILLVSGAIKVTIEELTNTYLDNWA; encoded by the coding sequence GTGACCAAAGATCCAGCAGATATTCTGACGCAATCAGAACTTTCCATCTGCCGACTGAAGATACTTGGCTACACAGCGAAGGAAATAGCCAGGTTTGCGTCCGTCGCGCCAAGGACGGTAGAAGCGCATATCCAAAACTCCCGCACAAAACTTCGCGCCAGAAACAGCGTCCACTTGGCTACCATCTTGCTTGTTAGCGGCGCAATCAAGGTAACGATCGAAGAGCTAACGAATACTTACTTGGATAATTGGGCGTAA